A genomic segment from Acidimicrobiales bacterium encodes:
- a CDS encoding MaoC family dehydratase, with protein MTTYDRPFGRYFEDFEPGDIYRHWPGKTVTEYDDHLFCMITMNHHPLHTNEWFAQNETVHGKNVVVGNLVYSLVLGMSVPDVSGSCIANLEVESLVHRYPTFHGDTIYAETRVIGKVESSSKPDRGIVTVETKGFNQRGEEVCYFRRKLMVWKREAAPERRRPYGADVWD; from the coding sequence ATGACCACCTACGACCGCCCCTTCGGCCGGTACTTCGAGGACTTCGAGCCCGGTGACATCTACCGGCACTGGCCGGGGAAGACCGTCACGGAGTACGACGACCACCTCTTCTGCATGATCACGATGAACCACCATCCCCTGCACACCAACGAGTGGTTCGCGCAGAACGAGACGGTGCACGGCAAGAACGTCGTGGTGGGCAACCTCGTCTACTCGCTGGTGCTCGGGATGAGCGTCCCCGACGTGAGCGGGTCGTGCATCGCCAACCTCGAGGTGGAGTCGCTCGTCCACCGCTACCCGACCTTCCACGGCGACACCATCTACGCCGAGACGAGGGTCATCGGGAAGGTCGAGTCCTCGTCGAAGCCCGACCGGGGCATCGTCACGGTGGAGACGAAGGGCTTCAACCAGCGCGGCGAGGAGGTCTGCTACTTCCGCCGCAAGCTCATGGTGTGGAAGCGCGAGGCCGCCCCCGAGCGCCGGCGTCCCTACGGGGCCGACGTCTGGGACTGA
- a CDS encoding A/G-specific adenine glycosylase: protein MGRDGLRPFPWRSTRDPWAVMVSEVMLQQTQASRVVEPYARFMLSFPTPRACADAGPAAVLRAWAGLGYNRRARQLHRAAQAISERHGGSVPADRRALEALPGVGAYTARAVLAFAFERHEAVVDVNVARVLARAVAGAPLTTGGAQSLADGLVPRGRSWEWNQAIMEIGAVACTARRPACGRCPLARRCAWRRAGGVTPDPAAAPTRQAPFGGSDRQGRGRLVAALRAGRVPAAQVAAVCGWPHDAARARRVADALVAEGLARRGPGGTLTLP, encoded by the coding sequence GTGGGCCGGGACGGCCTGCGCCCCTTCCCCTGGCGCTCGACGCGCGACCCATGGGCGGTCATGGTGAGCGAGGTCATGCTCCAGCAGACGCAGGCGTCGCGTGTGGTCGAGCCCTACGCGCGCTTCATGCTTTCCTTCCCGACCCCGCGCGCCTGCGCCGACGCGGGGCCGGCCGCGGTGCTCCGGGCCTGGGCCGGCCTCGGGTACAACCGCCGTGCGCGCCAGCTCCACCGGGCCGCGCAGGCGATCTCGGAGCGCCACGGCGGCTCGGTCCCGGCCGACCGCCGGGCGCTCGAGGCCCTGCCCGGCGTCGGGGCGTACACGGCCCGTGCGGTGCTCGCCTTCGCCTTCGAGCGCCACGAAGCCGTGGTGGACGTCAACGTGGCTCGGGTCCTGGCGCGGGCCGTGGCCGGCGCACCCCTGACGACCGGTGGCGCCCAGTCGCTGGCCGACGGCCTCGTGCCGAGGGGCCGGTCGTGGGAGTGGAACCAGGCGATCATGGAGATCGGCGCGGTGGCGTGCACGGCGCGTCGCCCGGCGTGCGGTCGCTGCCCCCTGGCGCGGCGCTGTGCGTGGCGCCGCGCCGGAGGCGTCACGCCCGACCCCGCGGCCGCACCGACCCGGCAAGCCCCCTTCGGCGGCTCCGACCGCCAGGGACGGGGGCGCCTCGTCGCCGCGCTCCGGGCGGGCCGCGTACCCGCCGCGCAGGTGGCGGCGGTGTGCGGCTGGCCCCACGACGCCGCCCGCGCCCGACGCGTCGCCGACGCGCTCGTCGCCGAGGGCCTGGCCCGGCGCGGGCCGGGGGGCACGCTCACCCTTCCGTGA
- a CDS encoding alpha/beta hydrolase, whose translation MQSRLVTVNGIAFSYLEAGPAAGPLALCLHGFPDTAHTWRHLMPALADAGYHVVAPWMRGYAPTAVPTDGVYQVGALASDACALHGALGGDGDAVVIGHDWGAYAAYGAAVLHPDRWRRVVAMAVPPLAASAESFFTYAQLKRSFYVFLFQLPMAEMAVAADGLAFLDHLWADWSPGYDATWDVAQVKQSIGDPANLAAAIGYYRSLFDPAYQDPVYAEAQAATAEVPSQPTMYLHGTDDGAMGLDAIGDVGALLPAGSERVTVERAGHFLHLEQPDLVRDHVLRFLT comes from the coding sequence ATGCAATCGCGGCTCGTCACTGTCAACGGCATCGCGTTCTCCTACCTTGAGGCCGGGCCCGCCGCCGGGCCCCTGGCCCTGTGCCTGCACGGCTTCCCTGACACGGCGCACACGTGGAGGCACCTCATGCCGGCCCTGGCCGACGCCGGGTACCACGTGGTGGCGCCGTGGATGCGGGGGTACGCGCCCACGGCCGTCCCGACGGACGGCGTCTACCAGGTGGGCGCCCTGGCCAGCGACGCCTGCGCCCTCCACGGTGCGCTCGGCGGCGACGGCGACGCCGTGGTGATCGGCCACGACTGGGGGGCGTACGCCGCCTACGGCGCGGCGGTGCTGCACCCGGACCGGTGGCGCCGGGTGGTCGCCATGGCCGTCCCGCCCCTGGCGGCGTCGGCAGAGTCGTTCTTCACCTACGCGCAGCTGAAGCGCAGCTTCTACGTCTTTCTCTTCCAGCTCCCCATGGCCGAGATGGCCGTGGCCGCCGACGGCCTGGCGTTCCTCGACCACTTGTGGGCGGACTGGTCGCCGGGATACGACGCCACATGGGACGTGGCCCAGGTGAAGCAGTCGATCGGTGACCCCGCCAACCTCGCTGCCGCCATCGGCTACTACCGATCGCTGTTCGACCCGGCGTACCAGGACCCCGTGTACGCCGAGGCCCAGGCGGCGACGGCCGAGGTGCCGTCGCAGCCGACGATGTACCTGCACGGCACCGACGACGGCGCCATGGGCCTCGACGCCATCGGGGACGTGGGCGCGCTCCTGCCCGCAGGCTCCGAGCGGGTGACCGTCGAGCGTGCCGGCCACTTTCTCCATCTGGAGCAGCCCGATCTCGTGCGGGACCACGTCCTGCGCTTCCTCACCTGA
- a CDS encoding MBL fold metallo-hydrolase, whose protein sequence is MRYGGNTACVTVEVGDEPPIVLDLGTGLRPLGHALEDRYGLGNPVEVTAFLTHLHWDHIIGLPFCTPLLREGGRMDVYGPPQEGGTLHDIIDRVVKPPFFPVQVKELQGKIEFNEVTDEVIAVGSAKVRVRRVPHVGTTLGFRIEAGNASVAFVSDHQAPDDRSVVAPAVLELCDHADLVIHDAQYTEEEYRAKATWGHSTIGYAVHVAAAAGARQLALFHHDPQHTDDDIDGLLAQAKVAPDAARLDGVVAAREGLVIDLGRP, encoded by the coding sequence GTGCGCTACGGCGGCAACACCGCGTGCGTCACCGTCGAAGTCGGTGACGAGCCGCCGATCGTCCTCGACCTCGGGACCGGCCTCCGCCCGCTCGGGCACGCGCTCGAGGACCGCTACGGGCTCGGCAACCCCGTCGAGGTCACCGCCTTCCTGACGCACCTGCATTGGGACCACATCATCGGCCTGCCCTTCTGCACGCCGCTGCTGCGCGAGGGCGGGCGCATGGACGTCTACGGGCCGCCCCAGGAGGGCGGCACGCTCCACGACATCATCGACAGGGTGGTGAAGCCCCCCTTCTTCCCCGTGCAGGTGAAGGAGCTCCAGGGCAAGATCGAGTTCAACGAGGTGACCGACGAGGTCATCGCCGTGGGGTCGGCCAAGGTGCGGGTTCGGCGCGTCCCGCACGTGGGCACCACCCTCGGGTTCCGGATCGAGGCCGGAAACGCCTCGGTGGCCTTCGTGAGCGATCACCAGGCCCCCGACGACCGGTCCGTGGTCGCGCCGGCGGTGCTCGAGCTGTGCGACCACGCCGACCTCGTCATCCACGACGCCCAGTACACCGAGGAGGAGTACCGGGCCAAGGCCACGTGGGGGCACTCCACCATCGGTTACGCCGTGCACGTGGCGGCGGCCGCCGGCGCCCGGCAGCTGGCGCTGTTCCACCACGACCCGCAGCACACCGACGACGACATCGACGGGCTCCTGGCCCAGGCGAAGGTGGCGCCCGACGCCGCCCGTCTCGACGGCGTCGTGGCCGCCAGGGAAGGATTGGTCATCGACCTCGGGCGCCCCTGA
- a CDS encoding flavin reductase family protein, with protein sequence MSDTAAEGIGAVDADGDDMGASGASTFDAGRFREVLGHFATGVTIVTAMEDAEPVGFTCQAFTSLSLEPPLVALAPGKSSTSWPRIVAAGSFCVNILAEDQEALSRDFAISGGDKFTGVGWRSAGNGAPILDGALGWVECAFVVAHDAGDHELVVGRVQDMGVRRGRPLLYYRGGFGRFEP encoded by the coding sequence ATGAGCGACACTGCGGCGGAGGGGATCGGGGCGGTCGACGCCGACGGCGACGACATGGGGGCGTCCGGGGCGTCGACGTTCGACGCCGGGCGCTTCCGCGAGGTCCTCGGCCACTTCGCCACGGGGGTGACCATCGTCACCGCCATGGAGGACGCCGAGCCCGTCGGGTTCACCTGCCAGGCCTTCACGTCCCTGTCGCTCGAGCCGCCCCTCGTGGCGCTGGCACCCGGGAAGAGCTCCACCAGCTGGCCCCGGATCGTGGCGGCCGGCTCGTTCTGCGTCAACATCCTCGCCGAGGACCAGGAGGCGCTCAGCCGGGACTTCGCCATCTCGGGCGGGGACAAGTTCACGGGCGTGGGCTGGCGCTCGGCGGGCAACGGCGCCCCCATCCTCGACGGCGCCCTGGGCTGGGTCGAGTGCGCGTTCGTGGTCGCGCACGACGCCGGCGACCACGAGCTGGTCGTGGGCCGTGTCCAGGACATGGGCGTCCGCCGGGGCCGGCCGTTGCTCTACTACCGGGGTGGCTTCGGCCGGTTCGAGCCGTAG
- the rfbC gene encoding dTDP-4-dehydrorhamnose 3,5-epimerase produces MPRIIPSDEIADVVVVEPDVHGDERGRFIETYRRSWFPLGREMVQGNRSEKQAGAVVGLHYHLHQADYWYVLRGTARVVLHDLRIGSPTEAVTMSIDLDGARDTGVFIPPGVAHGFASLTDVLLWYLVDGYYNPNDELGVAWDDPEVGADWGIAAPVLSARDQSNPRRSDLDPALCPRYGLRT; encoded by the coding sequence GTGCCCCGGATCATTCCCTCCGACGAGATCGCCGACGTGGTCGTGGTCGAGCCCGACGTCCACGGCGACGAGCGCGGTCGCTTCATCGAGACCTACCGGCGGTCGTGGTTCCCGCTCGGACGCGAGATGGTCCAGGGGAACCGCTCCGAGAAGCAGGCGGGCGCCGTCGTCGGCCTGCACTACCACCTCCACCAGGCCGACTACTGGTACGTCCTGCGTGGCACGGCCCGGGTCGTCCTCCACGACCTGCGCATCGGGTCTCCGACCGAGGCCGTCACCATGTCGATCGACCTGGACGGCGCGCGCGACACGGGCGTGTTCATCCCGCCGGGCGTGGCCCACGGGTTCGCATCGCTCACCGATGTCCTGCTGTGGTACCTCGTGGACGGCTACTACAACCCCAACGACGAGTTGGGTGTGGCCTGGGACGACCCCGAAGTCGGTGCGGACTGGGGCATCGCCGCCCCCGTGCTGTCGGCGCGCGACCAGTCCAACCCCCGCCGCTCGGACCTCGACCCGGCCCTCTGCCCCCGCTACGGCCTGCGGACGTGA
- a CDS encoding helix-turn-helix domain-containing protein has protein sequence MTRAGAPRSGGPRAGATGAEAPRDDSIRSAVRVARRGLDWRAENRHAGGVDESQQWVEFGRWVAEQREQRGLRRRDAARRAKIPETLWRDLETGRKEAIGGIRLLPNPSADVLERLAGALEVPVEDVLARIGRPARAPKPAARATDAGRSGDDGSLLGVKLRRLSDRDRLLVERLVDAMLEHDDRG, from the coding sequence GTGACGCGGGCCGGGGCGCCCCGCTCCGGCGGCCCCCGCGCCGGGGCCACGGGCGCGGAGGCGCCCCGTGACGACTCGATCCGGTCCGCGGTGCGCGTGGCGCGCCGGGGGCTGGACTGGCGCGCCGAGAACCGGCACGCTGGCGGCGTGGACGAATCGCAGCAATGGGTGGAGTTCGGGCGCTGGGTGGCGGAGCAGCGCGAGCAGCGGGGCCTGCGCCGCCGCGACGCCGCCCGGCGGGCGAAGATCCCCGAGACGCTGTGGCGCGACCTCGAGACGGGGCGCAAGGAGGCCATCGGGGGTATCCGGCTCCTGCCCAATCCCAGCGCGGACGTCCTCGAGCGCCTGGCCGGCGCGCTCGAGGTCCCCGTCGAGGACGTCCTGGCCCGCATCGGCCGGCCCGCCCGGGCACCGAAGCCCGCCGCCCGCGCCACCGACGCCGGGCGCTCCGGGGACGACGGCTCGTTGTTGGGGGTGAAGCTGCGCCGCCTGTCCGACCGCGACCGGCTGCTGGTCGAGCGGCTGGTCGACGCCATGCTCGAGCACGACGACCGCGGCTAG
- a CDS encoding LLM class flavin-dependent oxidoreductase has translation MRFGVFYELQLPRPWAEDAEHRLFKDALDQIELADALGFDYVWEVEHHFLEEYSHSSAPEVFLAAVSQRTSRIRLGHGIVQLPVGYNHPARVAERVATLDLVSDGRVDLGTGESSSEAELGGFGVARATKRAQWDEALDVVTRLMVETPFAGHEGRFVHIPPRNLVPKPLQRPHPPLWVACSRRDTIHLAAEKGIGALTFSFVEPDEAKTWVDDYYATITSDRCVPAGFAVNANLACVLPLMCHADEATAIDRGLDGSHFFGYSLGHYYLFGMHSPGLTDVWQEFQENRDRFGFSRDIAARTGQQLGAQLMEQGLGSLRGAVGTPSQISDLVRAYEAAGVDQLIFVSQAGRNRHEHICESLELFAREVMPEFRDRAESIEEAKARRLAPAVADALARRAPPRAAPPDYAFPSMPQS, from the coding sequence GTGCGATTCGGCGTCTTCTACGAGCTGCAGCTTCCCCGCCCTTGGGCCGAGGACGCCGAGCACCGGTTGTTCAAGGACGCGCTCGATCAGATCGAGCTCGCCGACGCCCTCGGCTTCGACTACGTGTGGGAGGTGGAGCACCACTTCCTCGAGGAGTACTCGCACTCCTCGGCCCCCGAGGTCTTCCTGGCCGCGGTCAGCCAGCGGACGAGCCGCATCCGCCTCGGGCACGGCATCGTCCAGCTGCCGGTGGGCTACAACCACCCGGCGCGCGTGGCGGAGCGGGTCGCCACCTTGGACCTCGTGTCCGACGGTCGCGTCGACCTCGGCACCGGTGAGTCCAGCTCGGAGGCCGAGCTGGGCGGCTTCGGCGTGGCCCGGGCGACCAAGCGCGCCCAGTGGGACGAGGCGCTCGACGTCGTCACCCGTCTCATGGTGGAGACCCCCTTCGCGGGGCACGAGGGGCGGTTCGTGCACATACCCCCCCGCAACCTGGTGCCCAAGCCGTTGCAGCGGCCTCACCCGCCGCTGTGGGTGGCGTGCAGCCGGCGCGACACCATCCACCTGGCGGCCGAGAAGGGCATCGGCGCGCTGACCTTCTCGTTCGTCGAGCCGGACGAGGCCAAGACGTGGGTCGACGACTACTACGCCACGATCACCTCCGACCGGTGCGTGCCGGCGGGCTTCGCCGTCAATGCCAACCTCGCCTGTGTCCTGCCGCTCATGTGCCATGCCGACGAGGCGACCGCCATCGACCGCGGGCTCGACGGCAGCCACTTCTTCGGCTACTCGCTCGGGCACTACTACCTGTTCGGGATGCACTCGCCCGGGCTCACCGACGTCTGGCAGGAATTCCAGGAGAACCGCGATCGGTTCGGCTTCAGCCGCGACATCGCCGCCCGGACCGGCCAGCAGCTCGGTGCGCAGCTCATGGAACAGGGCCTCGGGTCGCTGCGCGGGGCCGTGGGGACGCCCTCGCAGATCAGCGACCTCGTCCGCGCCTATGAGGCCGCGGGCGTGGACCAGCTGATCTTCGTCAGCCAGGCGGGCCGCAACCGCCACGAGCACATCTGCGAGTCCCTGGAGCTGTTCGCCCGCGAGGTCATGCCGGAGTTCCGTGACCGCGCCGAGTCGATCGAAGAGGCGAAGGCGCGACGACTGGCGCCCGCCGTCGCCGACGCCCTGGCCCGGCGAGCTCCGCCGCGTGCCGCCCCGCCCGACTACGCCTTTCCCTCCATGCCGCAGTCCTGA
- a CDS encoding DUF4115 domain-containing protein: protein MVAMTTALIVGVIALGGAIVARVTWRRVADERQSVQHHQHTLETLRHIADSREQPLRGPVPSPGAGARPRPPRLPRRHEPPGPPPAPGGPPSGPGRRAERVGRREVRGRGRAVLAVAAVVVVGAAAAVAVAVGSSSTSPGSHGPHHGGGVAAGRGTTTVPPHESGAPVSDTASGATYVATRAHYTVVLDATGPCWVMARDTATGAVVWTGTLPGGDTHSLSATGTLAVELGAPGSVSVSMDGTPVRFPAGYVAPFTMTFEAGAAGAS, encoded by the coding sequence ATGGTGGCGATGACTACGGCGCTCATCGTCGGTGTGATCGCCCTCGGCGGGGCCATCGTGGCCCGGGTCACGTGGCGCCGGGTCGCCGACGAGCGCCAGTCCGTCCAACACCACCAGCACACCCTCGAAACGCTGCGCCACATCGCCGACAGTCGGGAACAGCCCCTCCGGGGGCCGGTGCCGAGCCCAGGGGCCGGTGCGCGGCCCCGGCCGCCCCGGCTGCCCCGGCGTCACGAGCCGCCGGGCCCGCCACCGGCACCGGGCGGTCCCCCGTCGGGCCCGGGGCGGCGCGCCGAGCGCGTCGGCCGGCGGGAAGTCCGTGGGAGGGGTCGCGCCGTGCTCGCCGTGGCTGCGGTCGTCGTCGTCGGCGCGGCGGCCGCCGTCGCCGTTGCCGTCGGGTCGTCGTCGACGTCACCCGGCAGTCACGGCCCACACCACGGCGGAGGAGTCGCCGCGGGCCGTGGGACCACCACGGTGCCCCCGCACGAGTCCGGCGCGCCGGTGAGCGACACGGCCTCCGGCGCGACGTACGTGGCGACGCGTGCGCACTACACGGTCGTGCTCGACGCCACCGGCCCGTGCTGGGTGATGGCCAGGGACACCGCGACCGGCGCGGTCGTCTGGACCGGGACCCTGCCGGGCGGGGACACGCACTCGCTGTCGGCCACCGGGACGCTCGCCGTGGAGCTCGGCGCGCCCGGCTCGGTCAGCGTGTCGATGGACGGCACGCCGGTCCGGTTCCCGGCGGGGTACGTCGCGCCGTTCACGATGACCTTCGAGGCCGGCGCGGCCGGCGCCTCCTGA